TATTTTTGCGGCGGTTTTCGTGAGAAAACCTGCAAGCCCGCCGTAATACTCCGTTGCTTGCGGCGGAGATAAGTGGGTGATAGCAAAAACTTTATTGGGATACTATCTTTAAGATTAATTATCCAGCTTTACAACTTTGTCTTAAGCACCTTAGTTTGACTAGTGGTAATATTAATAGTAAGAGGAAAATTCTGCTGGTTTAATTTATAAGCTTCACCATCGGTGTTAAGTAAAATTTTACGGTCGTAGTTGTAAGTAAGCTGGTTGCTGGTAAATAAATCGGTTTCTTTTAAACTTCTGTGGTCGCCGCTGGCGATACGGTTTTTATAGATAATACGTTTTAATATAGATAAATAAGCTAAAGCGCAAACATTTTCGGTATTAGGGATAACCGTTTGGCCGCCGCCGTATTTGGCTCCACCCTGATAACCTACACAAAAAAGCATTAACTTTTTATTAAATTCGTGCGGTTGGTTATTAGTTAAGGTAGCTTTAATATGGCTTTTGCCTATACTATAAAAGCAGTTGTAAAATAAGGCCGCTACGGTTATCATTGGTTTATATAAGTTAGCGGCCATCTTGCTTTTAGCAATATCGGTAATATAAGCAATAAAGGCATCAATCCCCAAGCAAACGGTATTGGTAGCATATAATCGGCCTAGCCCCGGCACATCTATATTAATAATTTTGGCAAGTTCTTGTCGGCCTGATTCTGGGCCATAAGCAATTAATTGACAGACCTCATACATTGTTTTGCAGCTACTGCCATCGTTGCCTGTTCCCATCGGAGCTTTAAGAACTAAACTACGCTGTTGTAAAGCGTTATCAGAATTGGCCAAACTGCTGACAATCTCACTGGCTAAGCCATCACCGCCTAAGGATACGATAAATAATAATTTGCCGTCACTTAAGGTAGCTAACTTGGGGATAAATTCTTTAAAATCGCCAAAGTTGCTATTTTGCATGGTAGTTATTATATTATTAACGGTACCGTCGCCTGTAAAGCTGGCGGTAAATTGTTTAATGGCAGCTAAATGTTTACGATAAGCTTTGGCATTGGTAAACCCGCCCGATTTTGGGTTGCTTACAAAGAGTACATAGTAATTATTTAGCCAGCCGGCCTTTCCGGCAAGGGTTACAAGTTCGTTAATTAAATTGGTCATAATAATATAATAGCATTTTAAGATTAAAAGATAAAGAGTTAAGCTAAAAAGATTGTTTTTTTATTAAAAAAAGGCTAATATAAGTTAATGGACGAAGAAAACCGCCTAGAGATTGAGGCTGCAGAGGATAAAGAGGCTAGCGAACGTACGGCTAATGATTATTTTATGATGGGTGTTAATGCTTATATTTTTGAGGTTTACGACCAAGCGGCAGCTTACTTTACAGAGGCTATTAATTTAGAGCAAAATAACGCCCGTGCTTACCTTAATAGGGGCGATGCTTATCTTGAGTTAGCTGCTTATCACGAAGCCTTTAACGATTATATGATGGCTAGTTATTTAGGTAATCGGCAAGCTTTAACTTTAGCTTACGAAAACTTAGCCGAATTAGTAGAGTGTAAAAGGCTTAGCAGCAAAGATGAAGAACATTTTAACAAATTATTGCAATCAGCTAGTAAAGGATTACAGGCGATATAACTATGGCAAAAGATATAAACTTTTTTTGTGAAAATTGCGGAGCATTGGTTAGCGGCCAAGATGATAGGTGTGGCAAATGCGGTAAAAAATTTGGCGGAGTAAAATGCCCGCGCTGCGGTTATACCGGTAGCACCGGTGAATTTGCCGGCGGTTGTCCTAAGTGCCATTACCAGCTGGCCAGCGAAGCTAAAGGCAGCGATGAGGCTAGTCCCAACAATCTTGCTCAGGCTAAAAGGACGCGCGGCGAACGCCGTAGCAATGCTTGGCCGCTGGTTATTGCCATTACGGCTGTGGCTACTTTAAGTATATTGATATTATATATGATTAATTATGCTTAGCTTTTAAAAAAGGCATTGAGGGGACTCGAACCCCTGAGTGAAAGATTTGCAGTCCTCTCCCTTAGCCACTTGGGTACAATGCCATGTTTTAACTACTATATCGCCTTTATACTGCTTTGTCAAGAGGTTAATTTTGTCGAGGAGTGGCCAAAAGGTAATCAAATAAAATCAGTATGCTTGGGGTTATTAATCTTAAGGTTAATTCTTTTTCCTCTTCTGTGTATTTCCATTTTTTAGGGTTAGGAGTATATCTGCATTTACATGCATAACAATGCCATTGCTGGCTGCCCGCTTTAGTAAACCCACGCTTCATTTTTCATCTTTTCCACATTTCGGGCAACTTGGCTTTTTTTCTTTTCCCTTTCCTCATTTTATCATTTTCTCTATCTTTTTGCCACTACCCCTATTTGTCAATCCTTGTTAATTCTCTCAATATCGTGTATAATACCCCGTTATGGATAAGCCTCTCATCGTGCAAAGCGATTTAACTTTAATGCTAGATGTACACAATACCCTTTTTGATGAAGCACGGGTTGCCATCGGTCGCTTTGCCGAGCTGGAAAAAGCCCCCGAACATTTTCATTTATACCGCATAAGCGCCCTTTCGTTGTGGAATGCGGCCGCTTTGGGATTAACTAGCAGCGAGATAGTAGATAGCTTACAAAATTATAGCCGTTACGAGCTACCGGCCAATGTGGCGGTGCAGATAGCCGATTTGTACAGCCGTTACGGGCGGTTAATCCTTTTACCGCAAAATGATGGCCGCTTGTTGCTTACCATAGCCAACCCCAAAGATAAACTTTTACTGCGCGAACTGGCCAGCCATAAGCAGTTGGTTAAATATTTAATGACTAGCGATGAAGGTTTTAGCCTTAAATTAATTGATAGAGGTACCATTAAACAATTATTAATTAAAGTAGGTTGGCCGGTAAAAGATTTAGTCCCTTTAAGGCCGGGCAGCCCCTTTGCAGTAACCTTGCAGGAAACTTTGCAGCTTAGGCCGTATCAAGTGGCCAGTACTAACAACTTTTTGGGTGATGGTAAGGTGGGTTATGGCTTTGGGGTTATTGTATTGCCTTGCGGAGCCGGTAAAACGGTGGTGGGCATAGATGTAATGAGCAAGGTGCAAAACGAAACCCTCATTTTGGCGGCTAACATTGCGGCGGCCCGGCAGTGGAAGCGAGAGATACTGGCCAAAACCTATGTAAAGCCCGAAGATATTGGCGAATACAGTGGCGATTTTAAAGAGATAAAACCCATCACCATTGCTACCTATCAAATTATGGTGTGGCGTAAAGATAAAGAGGCCGAGTTTGAACATTTTAAACTATTTAGCAGCCGTAACTGGGGGCTGATTATTTATGATGAGGCGCATTTACTGCCGGCGCCGGTGTTTAGGATAACGGCCGAAATTCAAAGCGTGCACCGATTGGGCCTTACCGCCACTTTGGTACGTGAAGACGGTGCGGAGAGTGATGTTTTTAGCCTGATTGGCCCCAAACGTTACGATGTAGCATGGCGCGATCTTGAAAAACAAGGCTACATTGCCACCGCCAACTGTATCGAGGTAAAAGTAGCTTTAACGGCCGAAGAAGAACTTAAATACGCTACAGCTTCGCCGCGCGCTAAAATGCGTATCGCTAGTGAGGGTGAGGCTAAACTAGCTATTGTAAACAAGTTACTGTCCAAGCACGAGGGCGAAAGTATTTTGATTATCGGGCAATATCTCAATCAGTTAAACCTGGTGGCCGGTAATCTTAAAGCCCCTATCATTACCGGCCAAACTCCTAACGGTGAGCGCGACCGTATTTACGATGATTTTAGAGAAGGTAAAATCAAAGTGTTGGTAGTAAGTAAAGTGGCCAATTTCTCCATCGATTTACCCGATGCCAGTGTAGCCATTCAGCTTTCCGGTACTTTTGGCAGCCGCCAAGAAGAAGCGCAGCGGCTGGGGCGGATTATCCGGCCTAAAGATAGGCCCAGCTACTTTTATAGTGTAGTAAGCCGTTTTACAGAGGAAGAGCTTTTTAGCGCCAATCGTCAAAAGTTCTTGGCCGAGCAAGGCTATAGCTACGCTATATATAAGGAATAAGGAACAGGGAATAGTTAAAAACTAAAATAATTTTTAGTTTTTAATTTTCAGTTATCAGTTAAAAAGTATGAACGAAACATTTAAAGAATATTTATTGCAACTAGATAACTGCAGCTTTACCAGCTTGTTAACTAACTATTTAGGCCCTAAAGTTTTAAATTTAAAGCGAAACGAAGCTATTAACCAATTAATTAATTTTTTAGAACGAGCAGATATACAAGAAAACTTATCTAATTTATTAACTAAAGAAGATGTTGTGTTATTGTCTATAGTAAAAAAATTAACTAAAGTTAATTTTGTCAATTTGCAATCTTTTTATTTTGCCAATGGGCCTTATTGGCTGGAGGATAAGTTGGTTAATTTAAGCGAAAGGTTGTGGTTACTTTACAATAACCACAATGGCAGCTACTTTATTAACCCGCTTTTTAATAAATTAATAGTTTCTTTAAATTTAAATGACAATTTATATTTGGCGAGCGAAGATGAAGTAGCGGCAGCTAAACCTTTTTGGCTTAACGATGGGTTATTGCTGGCGTATCTTACTAAAACAGCTGACAGCCAGTTTAATTTACCAAATTATCAGCAAAATTTTTTAAAGCAAGTTACATATCATTTATCACTAAGTATAGGTGATACTTTAAATATAGCCGCTCTTAAACAACTGGAGGCCTTAAATAGCATTCAGCGTTTGGCCTATTTATTGGCCGCTTATTTTAAGAGTGATGTGGCTAATTTTTTTGCTAATTTAATAGAGGGTTATCAGGGTAAGGTGATAGAGGTTAATCTTGTTGGCCGGCTGCTTTTTTTAAGCTGCGGCGAAGAATTTAAAGTTGATGAAAGTTTTTTAAAAAAACTTATCGATTGTGGCCTTGTGAGTTACTATCAAGATAGTAATACAGAGTTTGTGGTGGCTGCTTGCTTTGAAGTTACCGAAAAGAGCCTAATCATGCAAAGCGATTTTACCGCTTATGTAACTGGTAATACCGGCTTTAAGACCGCCTTTGCCGCTAGCTTTAACCTGCAAAGCTACGATACTTTAGCTAGTTACACTTTAAGCAGTGAGAGTTTTAGCAAAGCTCTGGCCGCCGGTATTAGTGCGGCGGAGTTATGGCAAACTTTACAAGTTATGGCCAGCCAGCCTATTAATGCTAATATTTTAAGCCAGCTAGAGCATTGGCAAAGCTATTACAGTAGGGCTATAATTTATAAAGGTTATATGCTACAGTTAAGTGCCGAAAAGGAGCAATTAGCAGATAGTTATCAATTATTTAATGATTTTAATTTAATAAAGGTAGCTGCCGGTCTTTATTTTTTACCGCAGGAGCCTGCAGCTAGTTTTTATGCTGTTTTAAACCAGATTGGACTTAACCCTTTAGTAAAGGAAAGTAAACCGGCGGGCAGCCCTTTAACCGGCCAACCTAAGTGGTTAAAGATTGTGCTTCCTCCAGCTGTAAAGGTGGACATGCCGCAAGGAAAGCTTTATCAGGGTAAGCCGGCAACTTGGCAAAGGCGGGCAGAACGCGGTCTGCTGTTGGCGGCCGAGCAGCTAGAATATACGCCGGATAAAGAAGAAGAGGTGCAAGGGCTGGATTATCAAGGTAAAGCTAGGTTGATTAGCCGGGCTATTAATGAACGAGCCGGCTTAGAGGTAACTCTTAGGCAGCAAGATACTTTAATTAAGCTTAAACTAAAGCCAATTAATTTAAAAAAAGAGGGCGAAGCCAAACTTTTACTGGCCGTTAATACCGAAAATTGGCAAAAAATAACTTTACCGGTAAACGTTTTAGCTAAGGTAAAAATATTACGGCCATTACTGGCTGTTAATCAGGGTTATAAACTTTAGAGCTATTAAGATAATAAGAGGAAATATTTGATGAAAGTAAGTAAATTAACAAGCAAAGATATAGATTTTACTTTAGATATAGCAGAGCCTAAAGAGGTTGCGGTGCAAAAACGAGCCTTTGCTGCCCTTAAACTAGCTTTAGAGATAGAGGCTAAAGGGTACAATGTGTATGTAATGGGGAGTAATGGCTTAGGTAAACAAACCGGTGTACTTAACTTTTTAAAACAATATCAGCAAACGGCGACTAAGCTAAGCGATTTACTTTTACTTTATAACTTTACCGATAAAGATAGGCCATTGGTGGCCTACTTAGCGGCTGGTGAGGCGCGTTACTTTAAAGAGGCTATGCAAAATTTAGTTAAGGCCGGCGGCGATTTATGGCAAAGCTGTTTACATAGCGAAAGTTATAAGCAAGAACAAAGTAAGTTACTAAAACAGATGGAATATAACGAACGCCAGTTGTTAGGTGGTTTTGAAAAAAAGATATTAGGGCAATTCAGTTTAGTTTATCAAGGGGAAGAAGGTGAAATGACCGCCGATTTAAAACCGGTGGTAGATGGTAAACAACTGGAATTTGACGATTTAAAGCAGGCCTTATTGAATAATATTTTAAGCGAAGAAGAGTGGTACCGCTGGCGCGAAAATTATTATGCTTTATTAGATGAAATGCACAAAACATTGGCTAAATTGCAGGAAGACAGCAAAGCCGGTCAGCAAAAGTTAAAAGATTTATTTAAAGCCAATTTTAAGGCCGGTTTGCAGCCTTTAGCGGCTAAATTAGCCGAGCAATATGATAATAACGAGGTAATTAGCACCTATCTTAAGCAGTTACCGGAAGATATGGCGGAGCAAAGCGAGCTGCTGGCCGAAGATGATGATAGCTTAAAGCAACGTTATGCCGTAAATGTACTGGTAGATAACGGCAGCGGGACAAGGCCGTTAATTTACGAAACGTGGCCCACTTATAATAATTTATTTGGCTCTATCCATCAAAGTGATGATGAAGAGGTAACCTTTACCAACATTAAGGCTGGGGCCTTGCTTAAAGCTAGCGGCGGTTTTTTGGTAATTAATATTGATGAGCTGCTTAAAGAAGAAGAACTTTACAGTCATTTTAGAAGGGTATTGCTTAATAATCAGGTAACCATCGAGCGGCAAAGTTTGCCTTTATTGCCGCCGCTGGCCTTAAAGGCCGAGAAGATAGCTTTAAATTGTAAGGTGATTGTGCTGGGTAACGAGCTGCTCTACGAACTTTTATATTTAAAAGACGAAGAGTTTAAAGGTATCTTTAAGGTGGTAGCTGAGTTTAGCGATACCATAGAACGTACGCAAGATAGTACCGCCGAGTATAGCCGTTTTTGCCACAGTTTAATTGCCGGCGAAGGGTTATTGCCCTTAGCAGCCGATGGACTAGAGGCCATTTTAAAGGAAGCCGTTAAACTTAGTTACGATAAAGGCCACTTTACCGGCGATTTAAGCAGTTTGGCCGATTTGCTGCGCGAGGCCAATTATTTTGCTAAAAATTTAAATGCTAGCACTATCGATGCCGTCGCCGTCAAAAAAACTTTAGCTAACCGCCGCTACATTAATAATTTAAGCGAAGAGTTTATCTTAAAGGAAATAAATGAAAAGATTTTAAATATTAAAGCCAGCGGGCAATTAGTGGGTAAAATTAATGCTTTAGTGGTGGTTGATAGGGGCAGTTATAGTTTTGGTTTACCGGCTTTAATTTCGGCCCAAACGGCGGCCGGTAAAGATGGTTTAATTAACATAGAGCGTGAGGTGGGCTTATCGGGCGAGTTGCACGATAAAGGGGTGTTTATTTTAGATGGTTTTATCCGGGCTAACTTTGGCCGTAACACCCCCTTAAGTATTACTATGAGTTTGGGTTTTGAGCAAAGTTACGATGGGGTAGAGGGCGATAGCGCCACTTTAGCCGAAACCTGTGTGATTATTTCGTCTATCGCGGAAGTGGCCATTAAGCAAAGCATTGGCGTAACCGGTAGCATGAACCAATTTGGCGAGGTGCAGGTGGTAGGCGGTGTAAGCGATAAAGTAAGCGGTTTTTATAATGTTTGTAAGCAAGAGGGGCTAACAGGGGAGCAAGGGGTAATTATTCCTAAAGGCAATATCCGGCACCTTTTTTTAGAGGACGAAATTTTAAAGGCTATTGATAAAGGGTTATTTAACGTTTGGTCGGTAGAAACTATCGAAGAAGCCCTTTATTTGCTAACCAGCCACGAAGTAGGGCAAAAAAATAAAAGAGGGAAATACCCTAAAGGCAGCCTTTATTATAAAGTAGAAGAAAACTTAAAAACAATGAATAATTAAGAATGGAGATTTTATAAATTTTTAATTTTTAATTTTTAATTTTTAATTTTTAATTTAAAGAACTCTTGACATTTTTGTAATCTTATTTTATAGTTGGGAGAAATTGTGCCCTTGTAGCTCAGTGGTAGAGCACAACCATGGTAAGGTTGGGGTCCGCAGTTCAATCCTGCGCGAGGGCTGGTAAATTTTTGTAATTAATGCAAATAAAGGAAAGTAATAATATATGGCTAAGGCAAAAAAAGGTGCGGTAGAGTTAGTGGCTTTAATGTGTGGTAACTGTAAGAATAAAAACTATACTACTCCTAAAAATAGGCGCAACATTACAGAAAAGCTTGAGTTTAGTAAATATTGTAAATTTTGCCGCTCGCATACTGAGCATAAAGAAGCAAAGATTAAGTAGTTTTTAATGGCGGGTAGTCCGTTTGTGGCGATTATCTGTTTTAAAATATAGGTCAGTAGCCTAGGGGTTAGGCAACGGTCTCCAAAACCGTCTTACGTGGGTTCAAGTCCTACCTGGCCTGCTGTAAAGTAATATGAGGGGTAAATTTTGAACTTTAATATTATTTCTATGTTGCCGGGTATAGTTATAGGTGGTATAGTATTATTTGTGGTAGTAATCGCTCGTAAACGCATTGTGGATTTTATTAAAAGTTCGCGGATAGAGTTAAAAAAGGTGGTTTTTCCTACCCGCGAAAAGGTGATAGCGCAAACTAAACTAATATTGGTTTCGTTGGTGGTGATGGCCTTATTTTTTGGTGGTGTCGATTTACTGCTTGGGCAGCTAATGAGTTTTGTTTTTAGCTAAGGGATAGTGAGATTATATGGCAAAGGGCTGGTATGTGCTTTCGGTTTTTTCAGGGCATGAAAATAAGGTAGAAAAGTTTATCCGTATCCTCATGGAAGGGGGTATGCAAGCAGTGCTTGATGTTAAAGTGCCTACCGAAGAGGTTAAGCGGACTACCTCTGCCAATAAAACCAAAATTGTTAAAGAAAAGTTTTTGCCGGGCTACATTTTGCTGGAGATGGATTTGCCGGATAGGGGCTGGAAGGTGGTGTTAGATGCCATTTACCGCACGCCGGGAGTAATGGGCATTTTGGGGCAAGCCAATGGCTTAAAGCCGCAGCCTATTAGCAGTGATGAAGCTAAAGCCATTTTGCAAAAAACCGGAGAAATAAAGACTGAAAGAAAATTTGCGGTTATCGAAGAATACCGTGAAGATGAAGTAGTGCAAATCAAAGAAGGGCCGTTTGCGTCCTTTAGTGGTAAAGTTAAAGCTCTAGATAAAGATAGAGGGCGTTTAACGGTGCTGGTTGGTATCTTTGGGCAAGATACTCCAGTTGAATTAGAGTTTAGCCAAGTAGAAAAAATTTAAATCTATAATCATATATTAAGTTAATGGGAGTTTCGCCAGAAACGTTTGGACCATGGAGGATTTATGGCAAAGAAAAAGGTAACGGCTATTGTTAAATTGCAGTGTCCTGCCGGTGCTGCTACGCCGGCCCCGCCGGTTGGCCCCGCTTTGGGCCCGCACGGAGTTTCGGCACCGGAGTTTGTTAAGCAATTTAATGACCGCACCTCGAAGATGGAGAAGGGGCTTATTATCCCCGCAGTCATCGAAATTTACTCGGACAGGACTTTTAGTTTTGTTTTGCGTACTCCGCCGGCTGCCGTTCTTATTAAAAAGGCTTTAAAGCTGGAAAAGGGTTCGGCCGAACCGCATAAGGTTAAAGTGGGTAAAATTACTCAGGCTCAAATTAAAGAGATAGCCGAACTTAAAGCGCCCGATTTAAATGCTAATGATGTTAATGCGGCAATAAAAATTATTGCTGGGACAGCGCGTAGTATGGGTGTAACGGTGGAGGCTTAAATGAAACGAGGAAAAAAATACCGCGAAGCGGAAAAAAAAGTTGATAGAAATAAGAGTTATCTTACCGATGACGCGCTTGGCTTAGTTAAAGAGATGGCTTTTGCTAAATTTGATGAGAGTGTTGAAGTGCATGTGTGTCTTAACTTAAAGAAAAGCCATTCGGTGCGCGATACCTTTGTGTTACCCCATCAGTTTACAGCCGAAAAACGTATTTTGGTTTTTGCTAAACGCGAAAAAGCCGATGAGGCTCGCGAGGCTGGTGCCGCTTTGGTAGGTGATGACGATTTAATTATTAAAATTAAAGGTGGTTTTTTAGATTTTGATATTTGTATTGCCACCCCCGATATGATGAAAGAGGTAGGAAAGCTAGGCCCTGTACTTGGTAGGCGCGGTCTTATGCCTAACCCACGTACAAAAACAGTTACCAACGATATTAAAGAAGCTGTAGCCGAACTTAAAAAAGGCCGTGTGGAATTTAGGGCCGATAAGACTGGCGTAGTGCATTTGGCGGTGGGCAAGCTTAGTATGAATGCCGAACAGGTTAAAGAGAATTTATTAACCTTTTTTGGCGAGCTTATGCGTAAAAAGCCTAGTGATGTTAAAGGCGAGTATATTAAATCGGTTTACCTTAGTAGCTCAATGGGGCCTAGCGTG
The window above is part of the Spirochaetaceae bacterium genome. Proteins encoded here:
- the secE gene encoding preprotein translocase subunit SecE, encoding MNFNIISMLPGIVIGGIVLFVVVIARKRIVDFIKSSRIELKKVVFPTREKVIAQTKLILVSLVVMALFFGGVDLLLGQLMSFVFS
- the rplK gene encoding 50S ribosomal protein L11, which codes for MAKKKVTAIVKLQCPAGAATPAPPVGPALGPHGVSAPEFVKQFNDRTSKMEKGLIIPAVIEIYSDRTFSFVLRTPPAAVLIKKALKLEKGSAEPHKVKVGKITQAQIKEIAELKAPDLNANDVNAAIKIIAGTARSMGVTVEA
- a CDS encoding AAA family ATPase, which codes for MKVSKLTSKDIDFTLDIAEPKEVAVQKRAFAALKLALEIEAKGYNVYVMGSNGLGKQTGVLNFLKQYQQTATKLSDLLLLYNFTDKDRPLVAYLAAGEARYFKEAMQNLVKAGGDLWQSCLHSESYKQEQSKLLKQMEYNERQLLGGFEKKILGQFSLVYQGEEGEMTADLKPVVDGKQLEFDDLKQALLNNILSEEEWYRWRENYYALLDEMHKTLAKLQEDSKAGQQKLKDLFKANFKAGLQPLAAKLAEQYDNNEVISTYLKQLPEDMAEQSELLAEDDDSLKQRYAVNVLVDNGSGTRPLIYETWPTYNNLFGSIHQSDDEEVTFTNIKAGALLKASGGFLVINIDELLKEEELYSHFRRVLLNNQVTIERQSLPLLPPLALKAEKIALNCKVIVLGNELLYELLYLKDEEFKGIFKVVAEFSDTIERTQDSTAEYSRFCHSLIAGEGLLPLAADGLEAILKEAVKLSYDKGHFTGDLSSLADLLREANYFAKNLNASTIDAVAVKKTLANRRYINNLSEEFILKEINEKILNIKASGQLVGKINALVVVDRGSYSFGLPALISAQTAAGKDGLINIEREVGLSGELHDKGVFILDGFIRANFGRNTPLSITMSLGFEQSYDGVEGDSATLAETCVIISSIAEVAIKQSIGVTGSMNQFGEVQVVGGVSDKVSGFYNVCKQEGLTGEQGVIIPKGNIRHLFLEDEILKAIDKGLFNVWSVETIEEALYLLTSHEVGQKNKRGKYPKGSLYYKVEENLKTMNN
- a CDS encoding DEAD/DEAH box helicase → MDKPLIVQSDLTLMLDVHNTLFDEARVAIGRFAELEKAPEHFHLYRISALSLWNAAALGLTSSEIVDSLQNYSRYELPANVAVQIADLYSRYGRLILLPQNDGRLLLTIANPKDKLLLRELASHKQLVKYLMTSDEGFSLKLIDRGTIKQLLIKVGWPVKDLVPLRPGSPFAVTLQETLQLRPYQVASTNNFLGDGKVGYGFGVIVLPCGAGKTVVGIDVMSKVQNETLILAANIAAARQWKREILAKTYVKPEDIGEYSGDFKEIKPITIATYQIMVWRKDKEAEFEHFKLFSSRNWGLIIYDEAHLLPAPVFRITAEIQSVHRLGLTATLVREDGAESDVFSLIGPKRYDVAWRDLEKQGYIATANCIEVKVALTAEEELKYATASPRAKMRIASEGEAKLAIVNKLLSKHEGESILIIGQYLNQLNLVAGNLKAPIITGQTPNGERDRIYDDFREGKIKVLVVSKVANFSIDLPDASVAIQLSGTFGSRQEEAQRLGRIIRPKDRPSYFYSVVSRFTEEELFSANRQKFLAEQGYSYAIYKE
- the nusG gene encoding transcription termination/antitermination protein NusG; the encoded protein is MAKGWYVLSVFSGHENKVEKFIRILMEGGMQAVLDVKVPTEEVKRTTSANKTKIVKEKFLPGYILLEMDLPDRGWKVVLDAIYRTPGVMGILGQANGLKPQPISSDEAKAILQKTGEIKTERKFAVIEEYREDEVVQIKEGPFASFSGKVKALDKDRGRLTVLVGIFGQDTPVELEFSQVEKI
- the rplA gene encoding 50S ribosomal protein L1 yields the protein MKRGKKYREAEKKVDRNKSYLTDDALGLVKEMAFAKFDESVEVHVCLNLKKSHSVRDTFVLPHQFTAEKRILVFAKREKADEAREAGAALVGDDDLIIKIKGGFLDFDICIATPDMMKEVGKLGPVLGRRGLMPNPRTKTVTNDIKEAVAELKKGRVEFRADKTGVVHLAVGKLSMNAEQVKENLLTFFGELMRKKPSDVKGEYIKSVYLSSSMGPSVRLENNAVTMA
- the rpmG gene encoding 50S ribosomal protein L33; this translates as MAKAKKGAVELVALMCGNCKNKNYTTPKNRRNITEKLEFSKYCKFCRSHTEHKEAKIK